The Paludibacter jiangxiensis DNA segment AAATTGAGGAAGAAAAGCACGAGAAAATTCTCATAAATTCCCGTTATCAGTTCGCTTCGCCACACATAGTTACTCCAAAGCGGTTTGCGGGCAGGTTTGTACTTTCCGATAACAATCCACTTCAAAAGAGCTGTAACCAGTGTTCCAAGAATAGCAGCGCCGAGATAGAGAAACGGAAAAACCAGGAACAGCTCCCACAAAGATTTCTCCACCTGAAGATAAGACACAACGTTGGTGATCAGAGCCGCACAGGTAATAAACAGAGTTGAAGGCAAAACTACACGAAAAAACTCGATAACATAGCGTTGTACAAAAAGCTTACGTGTCGGTTTATAGGTACGTTCGGCAGAAAATTCATGATTGATATCACGCTTAGGTAGAAAAACGGCCGGCGATCCAAACCACGAGGTTCCATCGGCAGCCGGGAGATTTTCCGGATTCATCTTTGAAAGCACACCTACCAATACATCATCTCCGAGTCGTGTACCCGGGCTCACCACGGCACTGTTACCCACAAACGTGCGATTACCGATACGTGCCTTGGCAATGGTGATATAGCCATTTCGCACATGTGAGGCTCCCACAGAAACCGAATCGGCCAAAAAGCATTCGTTCCCGGTTTCGAGCAGATCAGGAGAAATGAATTCGACAGTCGATATTTCCACCCGTTTTCCCATCTTAACGCCCAGCATTTTGAACCAGATTTGCAAATAAAGCGTAGTGTAAAGTGTTCCGATAACTTGCAGACTCAGCTTCATCAGCTGATCGAAAAACCATTTTTTATAATAGAAGAAACTGTTGACCGGATATTTCCCTTCTTTGATATTTCCCAGCATTGACCATTTCAGAAAAACTATGATTAACGTCAGCAAAACCACAAATGAAAAACCCACACCAATGGTTGTCCACAGAAAATGGTAATGTTCTGAAATATAGTCCAAATGCGTAATCAGCATCAAACCAGGGAAATAGGCCAGCATAGTAATCAACGGGATGATAAAAATGCTAACAAAAAAGAGAAATGAATTGCGGAAAGACCATAATTTACGGGAAGACTGCACTTTGTTTTCATATATTTTCTCAGCAGGCGAGCCGCCCCAATGTTCGTTGACCGGAATAACAGTGCCTTCCGAAACTAAAGTCAAGTCCTCGATGGAAGAATTGGCTTCCATTCTGGTGTCGGGAGCCAAACAGCAACGCGTTCCCACAAAACAATCTTTCTCAACCGTTATTTTGCCGATATAGAGGTAGCCGTCGGCAATAGTATATCCCCGCAAATGGGTGTCGGTGCAAATGCTCGCATTATCGCCCACTTCCAGCAAATCAAAAACCGATATTGCCGAAGTATTGATATAGACATTCTTACCAATTTTCGCACCCAACATCCGTAAAAAAGCATTCATGATAGATGTTCCGGTAAAATAGGTAACCGGACAAATATTGATTACCTTATCGACTATCCAGAACCGAAAGTAATAGCTACTCCACATTTTATATTTACCCGGCTTTATTTTCCCAATAACTGCCCATTTGAAACCAATGGCAAAACAAGACAAGATCGGCAATAGGGCAAAATACATCCAGAGCATAGTAGCAAGCGAATCAAAAACCCCATTATCAGCCTGATAATAATAAGAATACACAAAGAAAGGCCCTAACCATTCTATCCCAAACAATAGCAGCAGGAAAAACATCGACACTCCCTGGGCAAATACACAAGTGAAATACTTCCATTTGGGTGGAGTATAAATATCGCGTTTCTTTTTCATATGCTGCGTTGCTGCTCGCGGCTTTTTTTTCTCCAATTCACCTGCAAGATCGGACAGTACCGGATGTTTATAAATATCCACTACCGACATATTTTCAAACATCGTATTCTGTCTCATCTCCGAAACAATAACGGCAGCCAACAACGAATGCCCACCCAGATCGTTGAAAAAATGATCAGACATTGAAATATCGTCCCGACCGAAATTCCTGCTCATTACCTCCACCATGGCTTTTTCCAAATCAGTCACCGGCTCCTTGATTTCACTTTCTGACGAAAATGTAAGTGGCGTTTGGGGTAACGGCAATCGTTTCCGGTCTATTTTCTGACTGGATGTCATCGGTAGTTCCGGCACTACATCAAGCGTAGCCGGTATCATGTAATAAGGCAATTTGATGCGCAGCAATTTGGCAATCGTTTCCCGGTCGGGTTCTTCATTATTTTGCATCACCGTATAGGCCGCTAATTGTTGTGTTTCGATGTTGAGCGCCACAGCAGCAGCCTGTACCCCGTTGAACTTCATCAACAATCCTTCAATCTCCGTAAGCTCCACCCTGAATCCGCGCACTTTCACTTGTGCATCAGACCGACCTAAAAATACAATATTGCCATCATCTGCATATTTGGCAAGATCTCCCGTATGGTAGTATCGTTGATTTTTATAATCAAAGCGATCCGTTTCAATAAATTTCGCCTTTGTCAGGTCATCACGATGAAGATAGCCTCGGGCAACGCTCTCTCCTCCGATGATGATCTCTCCCTCAACTCCAGCTCCAACCGGCTGCAGGTTTTCATCCACGATATATACCGAATAACCTGGAAGTTGTTTCCCGATAGTAACAGGCACATCCGGCTGAAGAACAGAATAAGTAGCTATAACAGCAGCCTCGGTAGGACCGTAAGTATTGAAAACTGTACGACTTTTTCTGCACCAACGATGAGCAATATCCGGTGAACACACCTCTCCTCCGAAGATCAACGTCTTCAGCGATGGAATATCTTCTTTCACCATCGACAACAAGGTAGGTGCACACGACAGGAAGGTGATTCCAAGGTTATTCAAAACAGAGGCAAACCGATCGCCCGAACGCATAATATCAAAAGTACCCACCACCAAAGTCGCTCCCGAAGCAAAGGCCATCCAAATTTCTTCCACCGATGCGTCGAAAGCAACGGAAAAACCCTGCAGAATCCGTTGATTTTCGTCAACATCATAGATTTGTTTGGCTGCTTTGATGTAATTAACAACGTTCCTGTGTTCCAACAAAACACCTTTAGGTTCGCCACTGCTGCCCGAAGTGTAAATAATGTAACACAAATCTTTACCGTTTCTATTCCCAACGATCGGCTTTTGTGTTGAGAATGATGTCAGCTTATCAACGTCGCTATCAAACAGGAACATCGTTGTTGCTTCGGGTTGAGCCTCTATCTGACGAAGAAAGCGTTCAGATGAAATAAGCACTTTAGCGTCAGAATCTTTCAGTATGAAGTTAACCCGGGCAACCGGAAGCTCAGGATCAAGAGGAATGTAAGCACCACCTGCTTTTAATACAGCTAACATTGCAATGTACACTTCCGGGGAACGTGGCAGCCAAATCACCACCTTTGCTTCCGGTTGTACACCTTGTCGTTGCAGCCAACCTGCCAGTTGATTTGCCATCTCATCAACCTCTTTGTAGGTAAATGCCTGTTGAGAAGACTCTATTGCAATATTTTGCGGATATTTTGCGACAGATGTTTCAAAAATCCAATCCAACAAAACAGTTCCTTCTTCCATCATCGTATCTTTTATGTGACTTTACATTTCTTGAATCAAAACAGTCTTAATTTTCTATCTTTGACATTGTAAAAACAGAGCCCTTAAATTACTAAAAGTTTCAACCCCAACGACTCATTTGCATAAAATTTTAAAGACAAGACGAATTTATATTTATTCCTGAAGCGATGAATGATTTGCGCATCAAAATACACAAGCCGGAAACTAAATCCGGCGGAATGATTATCTATCGCATGAGCCGCGATCAACGGGTCTGGGATAACTGGGCGTTGCTTTTTGCACGCCAGCTGGCGGAGTCAACAGGAAGGAGCTTGGCGGTGGTATTTACGTTGATGCCCTCCTACCCGGGAGCCAACCTTCGCCACTTCGACTTTATGTTGCGCGGGCTAGAAACAGTAGAACAAAAGCTGCGCGCACTCAACATCCCGTTTTGCATTCTTCTCAACAACGACGTTTCGGTTGCTCTGAAAGAGTTTATCGAACACAATAATGTCACAGCAGTTATTTCCGACTTCGATCCTCTGCGGCACAAACAAAAATGGATCAGCGACATCAATGCCGTCGAAGGAGTGGCGCACTACGAGGTAGATACCCACAATATCGTTCCTTGTTGGAAAGCATCGCCCAAAGCCGAATTCGGCGCCTATACCCTGAGGCCAAAAATCAAACGTCTTTTACCAGAATTTCTGACCGGGTTTCCAGAATTGAAGCCACAACATAATATTCCTGCAATAGCAGGAAACTATCCGTCCGTTCGGGAAGCGTATACGTTAGCTACCTTCGATTCATCGGTGACAATTATTAAAAATATTGTTCCGGGGGAAGATGCGGCATTGAATACACTGCATCATTTCATCTCGCACAAACTGGAGGGCTATGCCGTAAACCGCAACAACCCCTGCATCGACGGACAATCGGGACTGTCACCCTACCTGCATTTCGGCCAATTATCGGCTCAACGGATCGCATGGGAAGTCTATCTCCTACCCGACTCACCCGACAAGGATGCCCTGCTCGAAGAGCTGATTGTTCGACGAGAGCTGGCTGATAACTTTTGTTTCTACAATCCACATTACGATTCGTCTGAAGGTTTTCCCGAATGGGCACGAACAGACATTGTCCTGCACAGGAAAGACGAACGGGAATATATTTACACACGGGATGAGTTGGAAACGGCAACAACGCACGATCCGCTTTGGAATGCTGCGCAAACGGAGATGGTGCGTACCGGAAAGATGCACGGCTACATGCGGATGTACTGGGCAAAAAAGATTCTGGAATGGACACCATCGGTTGAAACGGCCATGGAGTATGCCATCTGGCTCAACGACAAGTACTCACTCGACGGTCGCGATGCCAACGGCTATGCCGGTATTGCCTGGAGCATCGGCGGAGTACACGACCGTGCATGGTTCCCGCGTCCGGTATTTGGCAAAATCCGTTATATGAGCTATTCGGGTTGCAAAAGTAAGTTCGACATTCAAAAATACATTCTGAAATGCATGTCACTTCCCCTTTAACTTTATTCGTATCTATTTGTTTTACACGGGCGTTTTTAAAGAGTTAAAATCAACCACAAAAGAACATTTTTCACCAATCACCTGTACATTTGAATAGGCAAAAGAAACTGCAGGAGAGCAGAGAATGCTTACGATCTCACCTGATTCGGGTCGCATAAAGAGATAAATTCGGATTCCACTGAAGCATAACCCTGTAAAAATGAATCTTATGAAAGTACAACTTCACCACAGGTCTATTGCTCAGGGCTTTTACAGCCTATGCAAGATTATTGTATTGACTGTTATGGTCAATATTTTGCTTATAGCATGTCAGTTGAACGTAATACCAGGCAATCCGGTTACCTCCGATAAACAAATCTCTTCCTTTGGTTTATCCATCATATCGGGCTTGGTTACCATAGAAAAGACGGATATTTTTACGCAAGCGCAAGATCCGCCTGTTGATCCGCAGGAAAAAACGCAAACTGAAATCAACTCTTACCGCAAAGTGGTTGTAATAGTTTTTTTCAGCTTTGTACTATTATTCCTCTTTCGAGACTTTTTCATCTTCATTATCTGGGCGATTAGTAGTCACAACAGTAAATTACAAAAAAGTAACATGCTTGCCTTAGAAAATTTAGTAAGAAGCCATAAAAAAAGAGTCTTATTCAGGGCTCATCGGCGTAGGATTCACTCAAAATGGAATACTTTTAAGCTAACGTATTGGGGAAGAAATATTATTTGTATTTTATTCTCCATAATTGCCTGGATTGTGATGTTTGTAATCTTTGTGCACCAAGCACATCCTTACTCCGATCTCACCCCTTTATGGAAAGCTATAGCTTATGCTCCGATAGTTATTGTATTGGGTTACATCATCCAAAAAGTGATTAAGGGAGCAAATGATATTATGCACCACGCCAACAAAAGCAATTATGAGAAACATGCTTTAGGCCTGGACAACTAACTAAATAAAAGAGCGATAACTTTCATTACTGAAAATTACCGCTCTTTTTAGTACCCAGAGCCGGGATCGAACCGGCATGGAAGTGAATCCACTGGTGTTTGAGACCAGCGCGTCTACCAATTCCGCCATCTGGGCTTTTGCGGTTGCAAAGGTAGTTATATTTTTCAAATTAACAAACGATACCAGCGTATTTTCTGCATTAAATTTTACCCGTCATCATAACCTTCTGCTTACAAATACAATAAAAAAGCCACAAAGGACGATTCAGTATCCTTTGTAGCTTTCTATATAAGCTGAAATCGTTATTTCACTGCAATTGTTTCAATTTCGACAAGAGAACCAAGGGGAAGTCCTTTTACCGCAAAAGCAGCCCTGGCAGGGCATTCCGTCTGATAATACTCCTTGTAGACTGCATTCACATCGGCAAAGTAGCTCATATCGGACAGATATACGGTCGATTTAACTACATCTACAAAAGAGTAGCCTGCCTCATCCAAAATAGCTTTAATATTACAGAAAACCTGTTTCGCCTGGGCAGAAACATCTCCTTCCACCAGCTTACCTGTTGCAGGATCGATAGGAATCTGACCCGAAACATACAATGTTCCATTAGCCTCTACCGCCTGACTGTAAGGGCCAATAGCCGCCGGCGCGTTTGAAGTTGAAATAATGCGTTTCATGACTGATTATTTATTAACCTGAAATTTCTTATCTCCGGTCTTCAGAAAAGAGACAATCTGATTAGCCGCGGCCAAACCTGCATTGATATTGGCTTCAGCTGTTTCTGCACCCATTTTCTTAGGTGTAGAGAAGTAGCGGGCTCCGAATTTTTCTGCGAGTACAGCATGTGAATCCGGCATGATATCGGTCACATATTTCAGATCGGTACGTTCTTCCAACAATTTTGCCAAACCTTCTTCATCAATCACCTCTTTACGGGCAGTATTTACCAGGCAACCGCCTTTCGGCATTTTAGACAACAAGTCGTAATTGATCGACTTTTTAGTTTCGGGAGTTGCCGGAATATGCAACGAAATATAGTTACAGGTGCTATACAACTCTTCTACCGAAGCAACAGCTTTCACTCCTTCATTTGCCATTACATCAGCAGGGACAAAAGGATCGAAGGCGTAGATTTCCATACCAAAACCTTTGGCAATATGGGCAACCAGTTTACCCACATTACCGTAAGCATGAATACCCAGCTTTTTACCTTTCAATTCGCTACCGGTACCCGGTTGGAAATTATTACGAGCCATAAAAACCATCATGCCCAAAGCAAGTTCAGCAACGGCATTTGAATTTTGACCCGGAGTGTTCATCGCTACAATGCCACGAGCAGTACAAGCAGCAAGATCAAGGTTATCGTACCCTGCACCAGCGCGAACAACTATTTTAAGTTGTTTTGCAGCATCAACAACTGCCTGTGTAACTTTATCGGAACGAACAATCATAGCGTCAGCATCGGCCACCGCTGCATAAAGATCATTCACATCGGTATACTTTTCCAGCAAAGCAAGTTCATAACCTGCTTCTTCAGTAATTTTTCTGATTCCGTCTGTTGCTGCTTTGGCAAACGGTTTGTCGGTTGCTACAAGAATCTTCATAGTAGTATAAAAATTTAGTGGTAAGAATGACAAAACCCTCAGCTAATATCATATTAATGACTTAGGAGGGTTTCGTATTCACTCGAATATTGTATTAATGTAACTTTTCGAATTCTTTCATTGCGTCGATCAGGGCAACAACGCTTTCTTTAGGAAGAGCATTGTAAGTAGAAGCTCTGAAGCCGCCTACCGAACGGTGACCTTTGATACCTACCATACCTTGGGCAGCCGCAAATTTACCGAATTCGTCTTCAAGTTCTTTGTATTCTTCTTTCATTACGAAGCAGATGTTCATCAATGAACGGTCTTCTGTTGCGGCTGTACCGACGAACAATTTATTGCGGTCGATTTCATCATACAACAAAGACGCCTTTTCGATGTTCATTTTTTCCATTGCGCTAACACCACCCAACTCCTTCAGCCATTTCAACGTTTGCAAAGAAGCGTAAATAGGAACTACCGGAGGAGTATTAAACATAGAACCTTCTTTGATATGAGTGCGATAATCGAGCATCGTAGGAATAGGACGGCTTACTTTACCCAGCAATTCGTCTTTTACAATTACGATGGTAACACCGGCAGGTCCGAGATTCTTTTGTGCACCGGCATAAATCAAACCATATTTTGAAACATCAATAGGACGAGACAAAATATCAGATGACATGTCAGCGATCAATGGAACCGGAGAATCAAGATCTTTGCGAAGCTCTGTACCGAAGATGGTATTGTTTGTTGTAATGTGGAAATAATCTGCGTCTGCA contains these protein-coding regions:
- a CDS encoding Pls/PosA family non-ribosomal peptide synthetase encodes the protein MMEEGTVLLDWIFETSVAKYPQNIAIESSQQAFTYKEVDEMANQLAGWLQRQGVQPEAKVVIWLPRSPEVYIAMLAVLKAGGAYIPLDPELPVARVNFILKDSDAKVLISSERFLRQIEAQPEATTMFLFDSDVDKLTSFSTQKPIVGNRNGKDLCYIIYTSGSSGEPKGVLLEHRNVVNYIKAAKQIYDVDENQRILQGFSVAFDASVEEIWMAFASGATLVVGTFDIMRSGDRFASVLNNLGITFLSCAPTLLSMVKEDIPSLKTLIFGGEVCSPDIAHRWCRKSRTVFNTYGPTEAAVIATYSVLQPDVPVTIGKQLPGYSVYIVDENLQPVGAGVEGEIIIGGESVARGYLHRDDLTKAKFIETDRFDYKNQRYYHTGDLAKYADDGNIVFLGRSDAQVKVRGFRVELTEIEGLLMKFNGVQAAAVALNIETQQLAAYTVMQNNEEPDRETIAKLLRIKLPYYMIPATLDVVPELPMTSSQKIDRKRLPLPQTPLTFSSESEIKEPVTDLEKAMVEVMSRNFGRDDISMSDHFFNDLGGHSLLAAVIVSEMRQNTMFENMSVVDIYKHPVLSDLAGELEKKKPRAATQHMKKKRDIYTPPKWKYFTCVFAQGVSMFFLLLLFGIEWLGPFFVYSYYYQADNGVFDSLATMLWMYFALLPILSCFAIGFKWAVIGKIKPGKYKMWSSYYFRFWIVDKVINICPVTYFTGTSIMNAFLRMLGAKIGKNVYINTSAISVFDLLEVGDNASICTDTHLRGYTIADGYLYIGKITVEKDCFVGTRCCLAPDTRMEANSSIEDLTLVSEGTVIPVNEHWGGSPAEKIYENKVQSSRKLWSFRNSFLFFVSIFIIPLITMLAYFPGLMLITHLDYISEHYHFLWTTIGVGFSFVVLLTLIIVFLKWSMLGNIKEGKYPVNSFFYYKKWFFDQLMKLSLQVIGTLYTTLYLQIWFKMLGVKMGKRVEISTVEFISPDLLETGNECFLADSVSVGASHVRNGYITIAKARIGNRTFVGNSAVVSPGTRLGDDVLVGVLSKMNPENLPAADGTSWFGSPAVFLPKRDINHEFSAERTYKPTRKLFVQRYVIEFFRVVLPSTLFITCAALITNVVSYLQVEKSLWELFLVFPFLYLGAAILGTLVTALLKWIVIGKYKPARKPLWSNYVWRSELITGIYENFLVLFFLNLLTGTPFIKYPLRLLGCKIGKRVCMFTTQITEFDLVRMGDDVTVNDNCTLQTHLFEDRVMKMSYVDIADKCSVGGMSVVLYDSKMETNSVLHPLSVLMKSETLPADTEFVGAPAKSI
- a CDS encoding deoxyribodipyrimidine photo-lyase; the encoded protein is MNDLRIKIHKPETKSGGMIIYRMSRDQRVWDNWALLFARQLAESTGRSLAVVFTLMPSYPGANLRHFDFMLRGLETVEQKLRALNIPFCILLNNDVSVALKEFIEHNNVTAVISDFDPLRHKQKWISDINAVEGVAHYEVDTHNIVPCWKASPKAEFGAYTLRPKIKRLLPEFLTGFPELKPQHNIPAIAGNYPSVREAYTLATFDSSVTIIKNIVPGEDAALNTLHHFISHKLEGYAVNRNNPCIDGQSGLSPYLHFGQLSAQRIAWEVYLLPDSPDKDALLEELIVRRELADNFCFYNPHYDSSEGFPEWARTDIVLHRKDEREYIYTRDELETATTHDPLWNAAQTEMVRTGKMHGYMRMYWAKKILEWTPSVETAMEYAIWLNDKYSLDGRDANGYAGIAWSIGGVHDRAWFPRPVFGKIRYMSYSGCKSKFDIQKYILKCMSLPL
- a CDS encoding RidA family protein yields the protein MKRIISTSNAPAAIGPYSQAVEANGTLYVSGQIPIDPATGKLVEGDVSAQAKQVFCNIKAILDEAGYSFVDVVKSTVYLSDMSYFADVNAVYKEYYQTECPARAAFAVKGLPLGSLVEIETIAVK
- a CDS encoding 3-phosphoglycerate dehydrogenase, with protein sequence MKILVATDKPFAKAATDGIRKITEEAGYELALLEKYTDVNDLYAAVADADAMIVRSDKVTQAVVDAAKQLKIVVRAGAGYDNLDLAACTARGIVAMNTPGQNSNAVAELALGMMVFMARNNFQPGTGSELKGKKLGIHAYGNVGKLVAHIAKGFGMEIYAFDPFVPADVMANEGVKAVASVEELYSTCNYISLHIPATPETKKSINYDLLSKMPKGGCLVNTARKEVIDEEGLAKLLEERTDLKYVTDIMPDSHAVLAEKFGARYFSTPKKMGAETAEANINAGLAAANQIVSFLKTGDKKFQVNK
- the serC gene encoding 3-phosphoserine/phosphohydroxythreonine transaminase, with translation MKKHNFNAGPSVLPQFTIENTAKAVLDFNGIGLSIMEISHRSKDFQPVVDEAVALVKELMSIPEGYSVLFLGGGASLQFCMVPFNLLEKKAAYLNTGTWASKAEKEAKLFGEVVEVASSKGANFNYIPKDFTIPADADYFHITTNNTIFGTELRKDLDSPVPLIADMSSDILSRPIDVSKYGLIYAGAQKNLGPAGVTIVIVKDELLGKVSRPIPTMLDYRTHIKEGSMFNTPPVVPIYASLQTLKWLKELGGVSAMEKMNIEKASLLYDEIDRNKLFVGTAATEDRSLMNICFVMKEEYKELEDEFGKFAAAQGMVGIKGHRSVGGFRASTYNALPKESVVALIDAMKEFEKLH